In Patescibacteria group bacterium, a single window of DNA contains:
- a CDS encoding MFS transporter, with amino-acid sequence MADKNVPDIWFNLCLATSSAILLLTAPFVGIKLDEKWQNISGLRVTTIAIIFFYGLTAFFALKNYAVPALAFFTIGQYFFALSFSFYTPLINVISPPNKRGLVSGIGFVGNFMGNIAGLLLAAPFATGKINLFGELSRAETIVPAISAFLLFSLPMLLFFKEPKKENTTTQLEGNFLQKATSIFQNRNILIFLISFSLFNGAILTVINNLPIIFEKVWNTTDNTKALITLATVIASVIGSFLFGHFADRFGDKKILVLILISWIVLLPVTAIMLNFYYFVICCIISGLFIGANATVSRTTMTNLATNKNYNLGFSYFNIIERASIIIGPIIWGTVVSSFTSFGIARYQFALLAMALIVFSGLIFLLKKSRPFSSG; translated from the coding sequence GTGGCTGACAAAAATGTCCCTGACATTTGGTTTAACCTTTGCCTTGCCACCTCTTCTGCTATTTTATTACTAACTGCTCCGTTTGTAGGAATAAAACTTGATGAAAAATGGCAGAACATTTCTGGCCTACGTGTTACCACCATTGCGATTATATTTTTTTATGGACTCACGGCATTTTTCGCGCTCAAAAATTATGCCGTTCCAGCTCTTGCATTTTTCACCATCGGCCAATATTTTTTTGCTTTATCATTTTCTTTTTATACTCCGCTTATCAATGTTATTTCTCCGCCAAATAAACGCGGCTTGGTTTCGGGAATTGGTTTTGTGGGAAATTTTATGGGAAATATCGCGGGGCTGTTGCTTGCTGCGCCTTTTGCAACAGGGAAAATAAATTTATTTGGCGAATTAAGCCGCGCCGAAACTATAGTACCGGCGATCAGTGCTTTTTTGTTATTTTCCCTGCCAATGCTGCTGTTTTTTAAAGAACCTAAAAAAGAAAACACAACCACTCAGCTTGAGGGAAATTTTTTGCAAAAAGCAACGAGTATTTTTCAAAATCGTAATATTTTAATATTTCTAATTTCGTTTAGCTTATTCAATGGAGCCATTCTTACGGTAATAAATAATTTACCAATTATTTTTGAAAAGGTTTGGAATACAACAGATAATACTAAGGCGCTTATAACGCTAGCAACGGTTATTGCTTCGGTAATCGGCAGTTTCCTCTTTGGTCATTTTGCCGATAGATTTGGAGATAAAAAAATCCTTGTTTTAATACTTATAAGCTGGATTGTTCTATTGCCAGTCACAGCCATAATGCTGAATTTTTATTATTTTGTCATATGTTGCATTATAAGCGGATTGTTTATCGGTGCAAATGCAACCGTATCCCGAACAACAATGACCAATCTGGCCACAAATAAAAATTATAACCTGGGTTTTTCGTATTTTAATATTATTGAACGCGCCTCAATTATTATCGGTCCCATAATTTGGGGAACTGTTGTTTCAAGTTTTACTAGTTTTGGCATAGCGCGCTATCAATTTGCCCTATTAGCAATGGCGCTAATTGTTTTCTCTGGTTTAATTTTTTTGTTAAAAAAAAGCCGCCCATTTTCTAGCGGATAA
- a CDS encoding PAS domain S-box protein — translation MDSYLLHEYRCDGCNRLIIRGMLLKSYEELKCDRCGKIVRFNGIADGDESNRYLLLTSYDGKIVNASPSIERNIGFSLNEIVGKNVNELYFSEQQRSVDKIFISKITKFKYFRWDTSHKAKDGSEVPIVICMRSFQENGRDYILRIVDKVIFPDEAFESRNKFDSQNHCDFVTEMDSSGNFLYVDKQVRNFYGYEQEELLGRNVRELYAPDEAEWRDNNQKALFHKRQSFRIPCFRAKHKDGHFVDCESIASPFYDDLGDFVGYRHLNWMKK, via the coding sequence ATGGACTCTTATCTATTACACGAATATCGTTGTGACGGCTGTAATCGTTTGATTATAAGAGGGATGTTGCTTAAAAGCTATGAGGAGCTTAAATGCGACCGTTGTGGAAAAATTGTGCGTTTTAATGGTATTGCCGATGGAGACGAGTCTAACAGATATTTGTTGCTTACATCCTATGATGGAAAGATAGTCAACGCCAGTCCTTCTATTGAAAGGAATATTGGTTTTTCATTGAACGAAATAGTTGGTAAAAATGTCAACGAACTTTATTTTAGCGAACAGCAGAGGAGTGTGGATAAAATTTTTATCTCAAAAATTACCAAATTTAAATACTTTCGCTGGGATACTAGTCACAAGGCAAAAGACGGAAGCGAGGTTCCGATTGTAATTTGTATGCGATCATTTCAGGAAAACGGCCGTGACTATATATTAAGAATTGTTGATAAAGTTATTTTCCCCGACGAGGCCTTTGAGTCGCGCAATAAGTTTGACTCTCAAAACCATTGCGACTTTGTTACGGAAATGGATTCAAGCGGCAATTTTTTGTATGTGGACAAACAAGTAAGAAATTTTTACGGCTACGAACAGGAAGAGTTATTGGGTAGAAACGTTAGAGAGTTGTATGCGCCCGACGAAGCGGAGTGGCGTGATAACAATCAGAAAGCTTTATTTCATAAAAGACAATCTTTCCGGATCCCATGTTTTCGAGCAAAACACAAAGATGGTCACTTTGTAGATTGCGAAAGTATAGCTTCGCCGTTTTATGACGATCTGGGAGATTTTGTGGGATATAGACATTTAAATTGGATGAAAAAGTAA
- a CDS encoding N-6 DNA methylase, whose translation MHKDDIYNLSIERDTETLIDRTLENLGWVSDPKSHERNVYKQQPKTVEQKKALGGLRPDYVLYKSNSDQPIIVIEAKKTRKNIHEALKQGLDYAQKIKAPIVFATDGIFTKTLHIKTKKPLTLNGEELDELIKEYIALQYIDTSDVLTKDKKVIESRKELIGIFDQANDILRGEGLHAGVDRFSEFANLLFLKIISEREDLNEQNGVANVIPREFRWNFFKNKNDNELKQYINSIVLKYFRERFNDANIFTDLRIQNPERLKRIIDMLDPLSLIDTNADIKGDAFEYFLKSYSSGNSNDMGQYFTPRHIAKTLVKLLNPQLGEKVYDPFCGTGGMLTETFKYIHNRMPQNKNSDEILRKNTVYGRELTSIARIAKMNMILIGDGHSNIQQMDSLEHPVKNEYDVVITNIPFSQETEWGNLYDLPTKNGDSICLQHCLKSLNSENINSRAGIIVPEGFLFDSKFEKDREWLVEKFDLQTVVSLPSGVFLPYTPQKASILHVKIKDKSEKKEKIWFFDVKSDGYTLDNYRKPTKKNDLDNLLDGIHFDVLEIAEIRKKKYELLKSLYTANGIPSGRYKSVSLKSIATVTFGNSAPQDLDSFENGTYPFVRVSDLAKEHIAFNLKETRDLLNEQGIKGLRLFSKGTILFPKSGKSALKNHRGILGCNAYVVSHFACIIPNEDKVDPYYLLNCLINIKAQDILLNEGYPSIRRGTFEDLQIPLPPLSVQHDLVKEIREIVELENKVKLLKKKLDIKFEDDILEKQDDE comes from the coding sequence ATGCATAAAGACGATATCTATAATTTATCAATTGAAAGAGATACGGAAACTTTGATTGACCGTACCCTGGAAAATTTGGGATGGGTTAGTGACCCAAAAAGTCACGAAAGAAATGTATATAAACAACAACCAAAGACTGTTGAGCAGAAAAAAGCTTTGGGCGGACTGAGACCTGACTATGTGTTGTATAAATCAAATTCCGATCAGCCAATAATAGTTATTGAAGCAAAGAAAACTCGAAAAAATATACACGAGGCCTTAAAACAGGGCTTGGATTATGCTCAAAAAATCAAAGCGCCTATCGTTTTTGCAACAGATGGAATTTTTACAAAAACATTACACATTAAGACAAAAAAGCCGCTGACTCTTAATGGAGAGGAACTGGATGAACTCATTAAAGAGTATATTGCTTTACAATACATAGACACTAGTGATGTACTTACTAAAGACAAAAAAGTCATAGAGTCACGCAAAGAGCTCATAGGTATTTTTGATCAAGCGAATGATATCTTACGAGGAGAAGGCTTACATGCTGGAGTTGACAGATTTAGTGAATTTGCCAATCTTTTATTTCTAAAAATTATTTCTGAGAGAGAGGATTTAAACGAACAAAACGGTGTCGCCAACGTTATACCAAGAGAATTCAGATGGAATTTCTTTAAAAATAAGAATGATAACGAGTTAAAACAGTATATAAATTCTATAGTGTTGAAATACTTCAGAGAAAGGTTCAATGATGCGAACATTTTTACTGATCTTCGAATTCAAAACCCAGAAAGATTAAAAAGGATTATCGACATGCTCGATCCTTTATCTTTAATAGATACTAATGCTGATATAAAAGGAGATGCCTTTGAATATTTTTTGAAATCATACAGCTCTGGCAATAGTAATGACATGGGACAGTACTTTACTCCACGTCATATTGCAAAAACTCTTGTAAAGTTACTTAATCCGCAACTCGGAGAAAAGGTCTATGATCCTTTTTGTGGAACCGGAGGTATGCTAACCGAAACATTTAAATATATTCACAACAGGATGCCTCAAAATAAAAACTCAGATGAGATTTTGAGAAAAAATACTGTATATGGGAGAGAATTAACGAGCATTGCTCGAATTGCAAAAATGAACATGATTCTTATTGGTGATGGACATAGCAATATCCAACAGATGGATAGTTTAGAACACCCAGTTAAAAACGAATATGATGTAGTTATAACTAACATACCTTTTTCTCAGGAAACAGAATGGGGTAATTTATATGACCTACCGACTAAAAATGGAGACAGTATTTGTTTGCAGCACTGTTTGAAGTCACTTAACAGTGAAAACATAAATAGTCGCGCAGGAATTATAGTCCCAGAAGGTTTTTTATTTGATTCTAAATTTGAAAAAGATAGGGAGTGGTTGGTAGAGAAATTTGATTTACAAACAGTAGTGTCGCTACCTTCTGGTGTGTTTCTGCCTTATACTCCGCAAAAAGCTAGTATTCTTCATGTAAAAATAAAAGATAAATCTGAAAAGAAAGAGAAGATATGGTTTTTTGACGTAAAATCAGACGGATATACTCTAGATAATTACAGAAAACCAACTAAAAAAAATGATCTTGATAATTTATTAGACGGTATTCATTTTGATGTTTTAGAAATTGCAGAAATAAGGAAAAAGAAATACGAACTTTTAAAATCGTTATATACGGCAAATGGAATACCATCAGGAAGATATAAGAGCGTAAGTCTAAAATCAATTGCTACAGTAACTTTTGGAAATTCTGCACCGCAAGACCTAGATTCTTTTGAAAACGGAACCTATCCATTTGTTAGAGTTTCTGATTTGGCAAAAGAACACATCGCTTTCAATCTTAAAGAAACCAGAGATTTATTGAATGAGCAGGGAATTAAGGGGTTAAGGCTGTTTTCTAAGGGGACAATCTTATTCCCTAAGAGTGGTAAATCTGCGTTAAAAAACCATCGAGGAATACTAGGGTGCAATGCTTATGTTGTAAGTCATTTTGCTTGCATCATACCAAATGAGGACAAAGTAGACCCTTATTATCTTTTGAATTGTTTAATAAACATTAAAGCACAAGATATTTTATTAAATGAAGGATATCCGTCGATTAGAAGAGGAACATTTGAGGATTTGCAAATTCCTCTACCACCACTAAGTGTTCAACATGATTTAGTTAAAGAAATCAGAGAAATTGTCGAGCTGGAAAATAAAGTTAAGCTGTTGAAGAAGAAGCTGGATATTAAGTTTGAGGATGATATTCTCGAAAAACAGGACGATGAATAG
- a CDS encoding tail fiber domain-containing protein encodes MVNNFLNIISKFVILILLLCVVFPQSAGAVMYSPGQTLTPACGPADSNCGVTAPVYTSDTATNGAMLFSSSDAWSLLSAGTDGQVLKLSGGLPTWAADAGGTSYTAGSGLSLSGSSFALDLTNANSWTGIQSFGNGFILGGNTYTNLAGTGLSFSSGTLSSSLGASIESSEIIDGTIATADIADSTITFGKLGQNSCATNEIIKWNGSAWACSTDNNTTYTAGTGLSLSSGAFSLNISGLTSEGVIDNADLIPIYDSSASAVRQITRANFLSGITGALVYQGTWDASNNTPTLADAPTSGQQGKYYVVAAGGSQNLGSGAIVYTVGDWVVHNGTKWEKLDNSNAVDSVFGRQGTVTASAHDYDADQIDNIVSGNIVATNVQDAIVELDTEKLAKSLNSGLIFVGNSSNVATGVVMSGDITIDNTGAATIGADKVTLATDTTGNYIATLADSGQSIFTIANSGTENAAVTIALADDSLNFTKLADALTLDAATGITLAGNDLTFAITSGGLPKYTRTSAGQWMNFADGTDTFGIFNTAGTPESSIAANEGSLAIDTANGVLYVKTSDSLNTGWSGLVDTTQSQTIGGTKTFSSAIIAPTLANSINGLIINSGALSGITGLTMTSGNVDMANGLMLNIGAAGTDFTSGGGLNLASDLAINTDKFTVTAASGNTLIAGTLGVTGAITGATSTNTINGLVINAGALSNVASLAGSGALSITSGSTGAITLDSNSTGAVNIGTGNNAKTISIGTGTAGNTINIASDNTTADNVTIGSALDTITLKGNIILDGNVTINGNLLPGTDETYDLGSSTKQWKDAYVSESSIYIGGTALSNSSGSLQWNGSSVGGGGGATTLQSITADATLAGWTRTVKVDATSASVTVTLPTAVENSGQLIEVYKTDSSTNFVKISASSGQTIDGITKDVYLYNQGESVVFRSDGSNVLISSQNKNGDVATITNWQTSTFSIESTGTAPSGGTVTINKMRWRRVGQNMEIEYDYYMSVAGNSGSGTYLLPIPSGYNIDTTNLVLQSAAARSVPSQGATNIGYGYGDYNQTTDQNRKILTAYVWGGATPNKLNIAQTEEYSENHYVVGSDWFENAANRSFSLHVSIPIQGWSAMGTNVVSTVEYIMVTRSSNQDVSNGTTILFNTQVSGNIPYNTSTGVFTLTAGKTYELSYSLRNTSNSAQFDVAWRDNDGATNLVANTGMGNSAAAYESKSGSIIYTPTTNQQVKLVAFAGSGTIMGGQSFASITQIGSTASSGVALSSLVDATANGSLDNRSYAHTWAWSTATTQTGLTMTGNTLTSGGLLNLATSSASASGNILSLNISNASASAKGLSIANSGTGLSMDIQGAVAFKAGTTYTTAGSANNVNFGNVSLIKLDTSGTAQTITGIAGGADGKILTLMNVDAANAVTLSNSSASSSDGNKILTGTDADLTIAANASVTLQYDSTGTAATSYWRVIGGTGSGDGGGGMGVPDYANGQTRVTDIIYQAGTDGYLSAVYSGSYMNDLYIYVGTTNPPETVVWRQGDDQNLYTKYGAAMVPIKKGNYYRVTQGYDTVTVKFYPAVEGADQWTSNGTALYYNDGNVGIGTTAPQAALHIVGSEILGTAGTAGDSAVNLEFVTKGGNTSGLSGASTKGWQLYGRGDAYSTTSERNDFGISYWNGSTWQTPLVFDSAAAGVTMNVGASGLTINGLGSSVGTSYLCNNGGSITYSASACNSSLGVYKTNVEDLHFGLDEAMKLRPVTYYWNKDTYHGLSGDMDKQQVGLIAEEVAEVDPLLNTYNYDENGVAVLGGVDYPKLSVLAIKAIQDQQKEIEEIQNQLTLASESGSGGISVISLNELTISGALSVIGHVVLGEDTVGEAIITAGQTSANITFATPYTEKPAITITPDQAVSFFVNNKTPNGFTVNISSAQTSDITFDWHVFAQKGNAFTVVVEATQAPESEITPEPEPVITTPEELAPTEPEAETTPNSEPEQEPEETITEPTPAPEPVPEPIPNPEPESAPVVEEPAPEPEPTPEPAVEPAPVPDNGDVAQ; translated from the coding sequence ATGGTAAATAATTTTTTAAATATTATAAGCAAATTTGTCATCTTGATTTTATTGCTTTGTGTCGTGTTTCCTCAAAGCGCAGGAGCGGTTATGTATTCTCCTGGCCAAACACTTACGCCAGCTTGCGGTCCTGCAGATAGCAATTGCGGTGTTACTGCGCCGGTTTATACATCTGACACCGCTACCAATGGAGCCATGTTGTTTTCTTCGTCCGATGCCTGGTCGCTTTTATCAGCCGGCACCGATGGCCAAGTTTTAAAGTTATCCGGCGGACTGCCTACTTGGGCGGCAGACGCGGGTGGTACGAGCTATACCGCTGGAAGCGGACTTTCGCTTTCCGGTTCATCTTTCGCGCTTGATTTGACTAATGCCAACAGCTGGACGGGCATTCAATCTTTCGGTAACGGCTTTATTCTTGGTGGCAATACTTATACTAATCTTGCCGGTACTGGATTGAGTTTTTCTAGTGGCACGCTTTCATCAAGTTTAGGTGCTTCAATTGAATCTTCTGAAATTATTGACGGCACGATCGCCACTGCCGACATCGCTGACTCAACTATAACTTTTGGTAAATTGGGACAAAATAGTTGTGCTACAAATGAAATAATAAAGTGGAATGGTTCAGCTTGGGCATGCTCAACCGACAATAATACTACTTACACGGCCGGCACAGGGCTTTCACTTTCAAGTGGGGCTTTTTCTTTAAATATTAGCGGACTGACAAGCGAAGGTGTAATTGATAACGCAGACTTGATTCCTATATATGATTCCAGCGCCAGCGCAGTAAGACAAATCACAAGAGCGAATTTTCTTTCTGGTATTACGGGAGCGCTTGTGTACCAGGGAACTTGGGACGCTTCAAACAACACACCAACCTTGGCTGACGCTCCTACTAGCGGCCAACAGGGAAAATATTATGTAGTTGCGGCAGGCGGTTCTCAAAATCTTGGCAGCGGTGCAATTGTTTACACTGTGGGAGATTGGGTGGTGCACAACGGCACAAAATGGGAAAAGCTTGATAATTCAAATGCCGTTGATTCTGTTTTTGGCAGGCAAGGCACTGTTACAGCCTCTGCACATGATTATGATGCAGACCAAATTGACAATATAGTCAGTGGAAATATTGTTGCCACAAACGTACAAGACGCCATTGTTGAACTGGACACTGAAAAACTTGCAAAAAGTCTGAACAGCGGCCTAATTTTTGTTGGCAACAGTTCAAACGTGGCAACAGGCGTTGTAATGTCTGGAGACATTACAATAGATAATACTGGCGCAGCTACAATTGGCGCAGACAAAGTAACTCTTGCTACCGATACTACTGGAAACTATATTGCAACACTTGCAGACAGCGGACAAAGTATTTTTACAATTGCCAATTCTGGAACAGAAAATGCGGCTGTGACAATTGCTTTGGCTGACGATTCGCTAAATTTTACCAAGCTTGCTGATGCCCTAACACTTGATGCTGCAACTGGTATTACTTTGGCTGGTAACGATTTAACTTTTGCAATCACCAGCGGAGGCTTGCCAAAATATACCAGGACTTCGGCTGGACAATGGATGAATTTTGCCGATGGCACTGATACTTTTGGAATTTTTAATACTGCCGGAACTCCGGAAAGCTCAATTGCGGCCAACGAAGGCTCGCTAGCAATTGATACCGCAAACGGCGTGCTTTATGTTAAAACTAGTGATTCGCTTAACACCGGATGGTCTGGCCTTGTTGACACAACCCAATCACAAACAATTGGCGGAACTAAAACTTTCTCTTCAGCTATCATTGCGCCGACCTTAGCAAATTCTATAAACGGATTAATTATAAATTCTGGTGCGCTCTCGGGCATTACCGGTTTAACTATGACTTCCGGTAATGTGGATATGGCAAACGGTCTGATGCTCAACATCGGCGCAGCTGGAACAGATTTTACTTCAGGCGGAGGGTTAAATTTAGCCAGCGACCTGGCCATAAATACCGACAAATTTACTGTCACAGCTGCGAGTGGAAACACTCTTATTGCTGGAACGCTTGGCGTGACCGGCGCCATTACCGGCGCCACATCTACTAATACAATCAATGGTCTGGTTATTAATGCCGGTGCGCTTTCAAATGTTGCTTCTCTTGCGGGCTCCGGAGCTTTATCAATTACATCGGGCAGTACGGGGGCGATTACTTTGGATTCAAATTCTACAGGAGCAGTAAATATTGGCACTGGTAATAATGCAAAAACAATAAGCATTGGCACAGGCACAGCTGGCAATACTATAAATATAGCTTCCGACAATACGACAGCCGATAACGTAACTATTGGTTCGGCTCTTGATACGATTACCTTGAAAGGAAATATTATTTTAGATGGAAACGTTACTATAAACGGAAATCTTTTGCCGGGAACCGACGAAACATATGATTTGGGTTCAAGTACCAAGCAATGGAAAGACGCTTATGTTTCCGAAAGTTCCATTTACATCGGCGGAACGGCTTTAAGCAATAGTTCTGGATCACTTCAATGGAATGGGTCATCTGTTGGCGGCGGAGGAGGTGCAACGACACTACAGAGTATAACTGCCGATGCGACATTGGCGGGTTGGACGCGAACAGTCAAAGTCGATGCGACTTCCGCATCTGTAACGGTTACCTTGCCGACGGCAGTCGAAAATAGTGGACAACTGATTGAAGTCTATAAAACCGATAGCTCAACTAATTTTGTTAAAATCTCTGCTTCTTCCGGACAAACCATAGACGGCATAACCAAAGATGTTTACTTGTATAACCAGGGTGAAAGTGTCGTCTTTCGGTCCGACGGTTCAAATGTGTTGATTTCATCGCAAAACAAGAACGGAGATGTGGCAACCATAACCAACTGGCAAACCAGCACCTTCTCCATAGAGTCCACCGGCACTGCTCCAAGCGGCGGTACTGTGACCATCAACAAAATGCGGTGGCGAAGAGTCGGGCAGAATATGGAAATAGAATACGACTACTATATGAGTGTTGCCGGTAATAGTGGATCGGGTACATATCTATTGCCGATCCCTAGCGGATACAATATTGACACCACTAATCTTGTTTTGCAGTCTGCCGCCGCAAGAAGCGTCCCAAGTCAAGGAGCTACAAATATTGGTTATGGTTATGGAGATTATAATCAAACAACAGATCAAAATAGAAAAATACTGACAGCGTATGTGTGGGGAGGAGCAACACCAAATAAATTAAATATTGCTCAGACAGAAGAATACTCAGAAAATCATTATGTGGTTGGCTCTGATTGGTTTGAGAATGCCGCAAACAGAAGTTTTTCATTGCATGTTTCCATCCCGATTCAGGGCTGGTCGGCCATGGGGACGAATGTGGTTAGTACAGTGGAGTATATAATGGTCACACGCTCATCTAATCAGGATGTTAGTAACGGCACCACAATTCTGTTCAATACACAGGTTAGCGGTAATATTCCTTATAATACTTCCACAGGCGTGTTTACTTTGACTGCCGGAAAAACCTATGAACTTTCATATAGTTTGCGTAATACTAGTAATTCAGCTCAGTTTGATGTTGCTTGGCGGGACAATGATGGTGCTACTAACCTAGTTGCAAATACAGGAATGGGTAATTCAGCCGCCGCCTATGAGAGCAAATCGGGTAGCATTATTTATACGCCAACAACAAATCAGCAAGTAAAACTGGTTGCGTTTGCAGGCTCTGGAACAATAATGGGAGGGCAATCTTTTGCATCGATCACTCAAATCGGCTCGACCGCTTCATCCGGTGTGGCGTTAAGTAGTTTGGTTGACGCGACCGCCAATGGATCTTTGGATAATCGAAGTTATGCTCACACTTGGGCTTGGTCAACGGCAACGACACAAACTGGTCTCACAATGACTGGCAATACTCTCACTAGTGGAGGACTTTTGAATTTGGCGACTTCAAGCGCCAGCGCTTCAGGAAATATTTTATCTTTAAATATAAGTAACGCCAGCGCCAGTGCTAAAGGACTTTCGATTGCCAATTCCGGAACCGGACTTTCAATGGACATCCAGGGAGCGGTAGCTTTTAAAGCCGGAACGACCTACACCACTGCCGGATCAGCCAACAATGTGAATTTTGGCAATGTGTCGCTTATCAAACTGGATACTTCAGGCACAGCTCAAACGATTACCGGTATCGCCGGCGGAGCGGATGGGAAAATTCTTACTCTTATGAATGTGGACGCGGCGAACGCCGTAACTCTTTCCAACAGTTCCGCATCATCCAGCGATGGCAACAAAATTCTGACTGGCACCGACGCGGATTTGACTATTGCCGCTAATGCTTCGGTGACGCTGCAATACGATTCAACCGGAACGGCGGCGACTTCCTATTGGCGAGTAATCGGAGGAACCGGCAGTGGAGATGGTGGAGGAGGGATGGGTGTTCCTGACTATGCCAATGGGCAAACAAGGGTTACGGATATCATTTATCAAGCAGGCACGGATGGTTATTTGAGTGCCGTTTATTCCGGATCATACATGAATGATTTGTATATTTATGTCGGCACAACCAATCCGCCCGAAACTGTTGTGTGGCGCCAAGGTGATGATCAAAATCTCTATACGAAATATGGCGCGGCCATGGTACCGATAAAAAAGGGTAATTATTATAGGGTGACCCAGGGATATGATACTGTAACCGTTAAATTTTATCCGGCGGTTGAAGGCGCGGATCAATGGACAAGTAATGGCACGGCGCTTTATTACAATGATGGCAACGTCGGCATCGGGACGACAGCTCCTCAAGCCGCATTGCACATTGTGGGTTCGGAAATTTTAGGCACAGCCGGAACCGCGGGGGACTCAGCCGTTAATCTGGAATTTGTAACTAAAGGTGGAAATACCTCTGGTTTGAGTGGTGCAAGCACGAAAGGCTGGCAATTGTATGGCCGCGGAGACGCGTATTCAACAACGAGTGAACGCAATGACTTTGGTATTTCGTATTGGAACGGCTCCACTTGGCAAACTCCTCTAGTTTTTGATTCTGCCGCGGCTGGAGTAACTATGAATGTCGGCGCTAGCGGTTTAACAATAAATGGTTTGGGCTCGAGTGTTGGAACGAGCTATTTGTGTAATAACGGCGGAAGTATTACTTATTCTGCTAGTGCTTGTAATTCTTCTTTGGGCGTTTACAAAACAAATGTTGAAGATTTACATTTTGGTTTAGATGAAGCAATGAAGTTGCGACCGGTAACTTACTACTGGAACAAAGACACATATCATGGTTTATCCGGCGATATGGACAAACAGCAAGTTGGTTTGATTGCCGAAGAAGTAGCCGAAGTTGATCCTTTGCTCAATACTTATAATTATGATGAAAATGGTGTGGCGGTTTTGGGCGGTGTTGACTATCCTAAGTTAAGTGTACTGGCAATAAAGGCCATTCAAGACCAGCAAAAGGAGATTGAAGAAATTCAAAATCAATTAACTTTGGCAAGCGAGAGCGGTTCCGGTGGTATTTCGGTTATTTCTTTAAACGAATTAACAATTTCTGGAGCATTATCAGTTATTGGTCATGTAGTCTTAGGCGAAGATACGGTTGGAGAGGCCATAATAACGGCTGGTCAAACTTCAGCAAATATTACATTTGCAACTCCATACACAGAAAAACCCGCAATCACTATAACGCCAGACCAGGCTGTTTCATTCTTTGTTAATAATAAAACGCCAAACGGATTTACCGTTAACATTTCTTCTGCTCAAACAAGCGACATAACTTTTGATTGGCATGTATTTGCCCAAAAGGGCAATGCATTTACCGTGGTTGTGGAAGCAACACAAGCCCCAGAATCTGAAATTACTCCTGAACCAGAGCCAGTAATAACTACTCCCGAAGAGTTAGCACCAACCGAACCTGAAGCAGAAACAACACCAAACTCTGAACCAGAGCAAGAACCGGAAGAAACTATTACTGAACCAACTCCAGCGCCAGAGCCCGTGCCCGAGCCAATACCCAATCCTGAACCAGAGTCAGCTCCTGTTGTTGAAGAACCCGCCCCAGAACCCGAACCAACTCCAGAGCCTGCAGTTGAACCTGCCCCAGTTCCAGATAATGGCGATGTTGCGCAATAA